The proteins below are encoded in one region of Ostrea edulis chromosome 3, xbOstEdul1.1, whole genome shotgun sequence:
- the LOC125674719 gene encoding uncharacterized protein LOC125674719: MSEMITFKTLSCDTLHSIPQASTVAEMRKSVALNLDTEYWLVDIVNVDNFFIYDSETTSDVLHDPFHVMVWAESRPVSGQLTTSNPDIVWEYESDSRLELSCGHAITPDNLYGLVREKILQNEHILRCPGKIGFRTCNQIWDNQEILEKCMLSVDEYIFFTGKLSFNYLNKTNNEDIKNCPRCGSYCMKIRSLETHVKCVYCSNSQYCTYKFCWYCMEEWKPNHDCSLFNELGNNAEISCQLRDCPRKTLDYSNMEDVPSKRLCPNCKTLLQHDQACKSMLCKFCKTEFCFACLQIAINGKLPCGEFNGRCNVAPIQST, from the exons ATGTCAGAGatgataacttttaaaacaCTGTCATGTGATACACTCCATAGTATCCCTCAG GCATCTACTGTAGCAGAGATGAGAAAGTCTGTAGCCTTAAACCTGGACACCGAATACTGGCTCGTCGATATCGTGAACGTGGACAACTTCTTCATCTACGATTCAGAGACTACGAGTGACGTCCTGCACGATCCATTCCACGTCATGGTGTGGGCGGAGAGCCGACCTGTGTCTGGACAGCTTACAACATCCAACCCAGACATCGTGTGGGAGTACGAGTCAGACTCAAGACTGGAGCTCTCATGTGGCCATGCTATCA CGCCCGACAATTTGTACGGTTTAGTTCGtgagaaaattcttcaaaacgaGCACATTCTACGATGTCCTGGGAAAATAGGCTTTAGAACTTGTAATCAAATATGGGATAATCAAGAAATCCTGGAAAAGTGTATGTTAAGTGTCGACGAATACATCTTTTTTACTGGAAAACTTTCTTTCAActatttaaacaaaacaaacaatgaagATATAAAGAACTGCCCTAGATGTGGCTCATATTGCATGAAGATAAGAAGTTTAGAAACACATGTGAAATGTGTATACTGTTCAAACAGTCAGTATTGCACCTATAAATTTTGTTGGTATTGTATGGAAGAATGGAAACCGAACCATGACTGTAGCTTGTTCAACGAGTTGGGAAATAATGCGGAAATATCCTGTCAGTTGCGAGACTGCCCCAGAAAAACTCTCGACTATTCCAATATGGAAGATGTTCCTTCAAAACGTCTATGTCCAAATTGTAAGACATTGTTACAGCATGACCAAGCCTGTAAATCTATgttatgtaaattttgtaaaacagaatTTTGTTTTGCATGTTTGCAAATAGCAATCAATGGAAAACTACCATGTGGGGAATTTAATGGACGCTGTAATGTAGCACCCATTCAATCAACATAA
- the LOC125674718 gene encoding E3 ubiquitin-protein ligase RNF19B-like, which translates to MYRKFKLGLLSDEKDDRMEFQRLSSDVVQRVYTSDASVGDVKKPIASLCGVPRHCIEIVDLEEGLVYDNSREVSRLPRPLQVMVGADERHVPGYLVTTDVDMIEQDPYDEEPRLKMACGHAITPYNLFGHMRDTLTSKVRHTICCLTPGCLQEWSMCEINDKANLTEDERIFFEYKISLNSILRESSETSECPNCGQFCQRRQNTKAVHCTRCASRDLGKQFDFCWDCKSPWAPNHICGNKDLEAIQKILNNAPRKTLEYSKIEGVPAKRLCPNCRTLIEHERMCKQMKCPSCKMEFCFSCLTLCINGRLQCSGYNLQGNIAPVQNAFS; encoded by the exons ATGTATCGTAAGTTTAAACTGGGTTTATTATCGGACGAGAAGGACGACAGGATGGAGTTTCAAAGATTATCATCTGATGTTGTTCAACGTGTTTATACG AGTGATGCATCAGTGGGCGATGTTAAGAAACCTATAGCATCACTGTGTGGCGTACCTCGTCACTGCATAGAAATCGTGGACCTAGAGGAGGGACTGGTGTACGATAATAGCCGAGAGGTGTCGAGGCTCCCCCGCCCTTTGCAAGTGATGGTTGGCGCTGACGAGAGACACGTCCCAGGCTATTTAGTGACGACAGACGTGGACATGATAGAACAGGACCCTTATGACGAGGAGCCGAGGCTGAAAATGGCATGTGGCCATGCTATCA CACCATATAACTTATTTGGACACATGCGAGATACCCTGACGAGTAAAGTGAGACATACGATTTGTTGCCTTACACCTGGGTGCCTGCAAGAATGGTCTATGtgtgaaataaatgacaaagcCAATTTAACGGAAGACGAGAGAATATTCTTTGAATACAAGATATCCTTGAATTCGATTTTGCGAGAGAGTAGCGAGACGTCTGAATGTCCAAACTGTGGTCAGTTTTGTCAAAGAAGGCAGAATACCAAGGCTGTTCATTGCACTCGATGTGCATCGAGGGATCTTGGCAAACAGTTTGATTTTTGTTGGGATTGTAAATCTCCTTGGGCGCCAAATCATATATGTGGAAATAAGGATCttgaagcaatacaaaaaatcCTTAACAATGCACCAAGAAAAACGCTTGAATATTCCAAAATTGAAGGTGTGCCAGCGAAAAGACTTTGTCCAAACTGCAGAACTCTAATTGAACACGAACGAATGTGCAAACAAATGAAATGTCCAAGTTGTAAAATGGAATTTTGTTTCTCGTGTTTAACACTCTGCATAAACGGAAGGTTGCAATGTTCTGGGTATAACCTGCAAGGCAACATCGCCCCTGTTCAAAATGCGTTCTCTTAA